One window of Dendropsophus ebraccatus isolate aDenEbr1 chromosome 13, aDenEbr1.pat, whole genome shotgun sequence genomic DNA carries:
- the SLC39A1 gene encoding zinc transporter ZIP1, translated as MIYCFFGDCFFFNRPRNSPLRGSPVSTSSFSPTMEVNPASVVWSPDLEAVSLSVAGLEVKLGCLVTLLLLTLISGLTPLFLFRRQTTPDVLGGRRRAMSLISCFAGGVFLATCLLDLLPDYLSRINDALIRLNISLQFPLQEFVLAMGFFLVLVLEQIVLSYKEPSGWSEETHSLLGSDSRIPHMEQPHVHVDVNAHSAVRAVVLVLSLSLHSVLEGLAVGLLQESGKVLETCLALLIHKCLISFSLTLKLAQGRLRPRAILSCLLLFAFMTPLGIGLGIVMTENSDPLHQLTRSVLEGIATGTFLYITFLEILPHELTASDQRIVKVIVILCGFSVITAILFIKI; from the exons ATGATCTATTGTTTTTttggtgattgttttttttttaacagaccccggaattctcctttaagg GGGTCTCCGGTGAGCACATCATCCTTCTCCCCCACCATGGAGGTGAACCCCGCCAGTGTGGTGTGGAGCCCGGACCTGGAGGCCGTCTCCCTCTCGGTGGCCGGATTAGAGGTGAAGCTTGGGTGTTTGGTGACGCTGCTTCTTCTGACCCTCATCAGTGGCTTGACCCCCCTCTTCCTCTTCAGGCGGCAGACGACCCCAGATGTCTTGG GCGGCCGGCGCAGAGCGATGAGTCTGATCAGCTGTTTTGCTGGAGGAGTTTTCCTTGCTACCTGCCTGCTGGATCTGCTGCCGGATTACCTCTCCAGGATCAACGACGCCCTCATCAGGCTGAATATatct CTTCAGTTCCCTCTGCAGGAGTTTGTCTTGGCCATGGGCTTCTTCCTGGTGCTGGTCTTGgagcagattgtgctaagttaCAAGGAGCCGTCAGGGTGGTCAGAGGAGACGCACTCCCTCCTGGGCAGTGACAGCCGCATCCCGCATATGGAGCAGCCGCACGTACACGTGGATGTGAACGCTCACTCTGCGGTAAGGGCCGTGGTCCTGGTGCTCTCTCTTTCCTTACACTCGGTCTTGGAAGGTCTTGCGGTGGGACTCCTGCAAGAGAGCGGGAAGGTGCTGGAGACCTGCCTGGCGCTTCTCATCCACAAGTGCCTCATCTCCTTCAGCCTGACCCTGAAGCTGGCGCAGGGCCGGCTCCGCCCCCGCGCCATcctctcctgcctcctcctcttcgcctTCATGACTCCGCTGGGCATCGGCCTGGGCATTGTGATGACAGAGAACTCCGACCCCTTACACCAACTAACCCGCAGTGTCCTGGAGGGCATCGCCACAGGGACCTTCCTGTACATCACCTTCCTAGAGATCCTGCCCCATGAGCTGACCGCCAGCGACCAGCGTATCGTCAAGGTCATCGTCATCCTCTGCGGCTTCTCAGTTATTACCGCCATCTTATTCATTAAGATTTAA